A single genomic interval of Litoreibacter ponti harbors:
- a CDS encoding AraC family transcriptional regulator, which translates to MKDVFKDLLDLMRVRSTAYVGKNMSEPWSILIDEHDALARFHLVVEGETWIGLPGGNDGVILGPGDLAIFPAGRAHEYRNPGNTAPPETRFLPDFDAGPYFHAPSGEPGRTNMLCGYFRLSERTPPAILSRLPDMIVERASDARSKVDMVIDLIREELLTRGPSSHIVLNRLTEILCVKAVSTWLEDALARDTHLQALADPRTKLVLDSIHADPTQDWTVESLARVYGQSRTAFAEHFKEATGLTPINYVRRWRIRLACTMLEESQMTIDEIAFKSGYSDTNAFNRAFKRETGNSPGAYKRMLRA; encoded by the coding sequence ATGAAGGACGTGTTCAAGGATTTGCTCGATCTGATGCGTGTGCGCAGCACCGCATATGTGGGCAAGAACATGTCTGAACCCTGGAGCATCCTGATCGACGAGCACGACGCGCTCGCCCGGTTTCACCTCGTGGTCGAGGGAGAGACCTGGATCGGCCTGCCCGGCGGCAACGACGGCGTGATCCTTGGGCCGGGCGATCTGGCGATCTTCCCCGCGGGCAGGGCTCACGAGTATCGCAACCCCGGCAACACCGCCCCGCCCGAGACGCGTTTCCTGCCGGATTTCGACGCAGGCCCCTATTTTCACGCCCCAAGCGGCGAGCCCGGGCGCACCAACATGCTGTGCGGCTACTTCCGCCTGTCAGAGCGTACACCGCCCGCCATCCTGTCGCGGCTGCCCGATATGATTGTTGAGCGCGCCAGTGACGCGCGCAGTAAGGTCGATATGGTAATCGACCTGATCCGCGAAGAGCTTCTGACCCGCGGGCCCAGCTCGCATATCGTGCTGAACCGTCTGACGGAAATCCTGTGCGTCAAAGCGGTCTCCACCTGGCTGGAGGACGCGCTTGCCCGCGACACGCATCTGCAGGCGCTGGCCGATCCGCGCACCAAGCTCGTGCTCGACAGCATCCATGCGGACCCGACGCAGGACTGGACCGTTGAGAGCCTCGCGCGGGTCTACGGCCAGTCGCGCACCGCCTTCGCCGAGCATTTCAAGGAGGCCACCGGCCTGACCCCGATCAATTACGTGCGGCGCTGGCGCATCCGCCTTGCCTGCACCATGCTCGAGGAAAGCCAGATGACCATCGACGAAATCGCGTTCAAATCGGGCTATTCTGACACCAACGCCTTCAACCGCGCCTTCAAGCGCGAGACCGGCAACTCGCCGGGCGCTTACAAGCGGATGCTACGCGCCTGA
- the tgt gene encoding tRNA guanosine(34) transglycosylase Tgt encodes MTQRFEFELHGTDDRARTGTIKTPRGDIRTPAFMPVGTAATVKAMMPESVRATGADILLGNTYHLMLRPTAERIAKLGGLHKFMNWERPILTDSGGFQVMSLADLRKLTEEGVTFRSHIDGSKHMLSPERSMEIQRLLGSDIVMCFDECPALPADRARIKESMELSMRWAARSREAFGDRPGHALFGIQQGGLEQDFREESAEALRAIGFEGYAVGGLAVGEGQEAMFGCLDYAPEQLPVDRPRYLMGVGKPDDIVGAVERGIDMFDCVLPSRSGRTGQAFTRRGVVNIKNARHQEDPRPLDEACSCPCCSNYSRAYLHHVFKAQEMISGMLLTWHNLHYYQELMAGLHGAIAAGDLAAFVRGFHATRADGDIEPV; translated from the coding sequence ATGACACAGAGATTTGAATTTGAGCTGCACGGGACAGATGATCGTGCGCGCACCGGCACAATCAAGACCCCGCGAGGAGATATTCGCACGCCGGCCTTCATGCCGGTGGGCACGGCGGCCACCGTGAAGGCGATGATGCCCGAAAGCGTGCGCGCGACGGGGGCCGATATTCTGCTGGGCAACACGTATCACCTGATGCTGCGGCCCACGGCGGAGCGGATCGCGAAGCTTGGCGGGTTGCACAAGTTCATGAACTGGGAGCGGCCGATCCTGACGGACAGTGGCGGGTTTCAGGTGATGAGCCTGGCCGATCTGCGCAAGCTGACCGAGGAGGGGGTGACGTTTCGCAGCCATATCGACGGCTCAAAACACATGCTGAGCCCGGAGCGGTCGATGGAGATCCAGCGGCTTCTGGGCTCTGACATCGTGATGTGCTTTGACGAATGCCCCGCGCTACCTGCCGATCGCGCGCGCATCAAGGAAAGCATGGAGCTGTCCATGCGCTGGGCCGCGCGGTCGCGCGAGGCCTTTGGCGACCGTCCAGGCCACGCGCTGTTTGGCATCCAGCAGGGCGGGCTGGAGCAGGATTTCCGCGAAGAGAGCGCCGAGGCGCTGCGCGCCATCGGGTTCGAGGGCTACGCGGTGGGCGGTCTGGCCGTGGGCGAGGGGCAGGAGGCGATGTTTGGCTGTCTCGATTATGCGCCGGAGCAGCTGCCCGTGGACCGCCCGCGCTACCTGATGGGCGTGGGCAAGCCCGACGACATCGTGGGCGCGGTGGAGCGGGGCATCGACATGTTCGACTGCGTGCTGCCGTCGCGGTCGGGGCGCACGGGGCAGGCGTTCACCCGGCGCGGGGTGGTCAACATCAAGAATGCGCGTCACCAGGAAGACCCGCGCCCGCTGGACGAGGCATGCAGCTGCCCGTGCTGTTCGAACTACTCGCGAGCGTATCTGCACCATGTCTTCAAGGCGCAAGAGATGATTTCTGGCATGCTTTTGACCTGGCACAACCTGCATTACTACCAAGAGCTGATGGCCGGGCTGCATGGCGCGATTGCGGCAGGCGATTTGGCGGCGTTCGTGCGGGGCTTTCACGCCACCCGCGCCGACGGGGATATCGAGCCCGTGTAG
- a CDS encoding twin-arginine translocase TatA/TatE family subunit — MFINNMPPLGWLLLAVVVLVLFGRGKISSMMGEVGKGISSFKKGVKDGTKELEDQDAEVARDVTPETEDEKDKT; from the coding sequence ATGTTCATCAACAACATGCCGCCGCTCGGCTGGCTGCTGCTTGCCGTCGTCGTTCTTGTCCTGTTTGGCCGGGGCAAGATCTCGTCCATGATGGGCGAGGTTGGTAAGGGCATCAGCTCCTTCAAGAAGGGCGTCAAGGACGGCACCAAGGAGCTCGAAGACCAGGATGCCGAGGTCGCGCGCGACGTGACGCCGGAAACCGAAGACGAAAAAGACAAGACCTGA
- a CDS encoding tetratricopeptide repeat protein, producing the protein MPRTILFATALICLPALAFAAGSGSSAAPTSTKTASDCKAGQVFDQRTKSCLDSKSDLIDDDARYEAVRELAYDGQYDRALKVLASMSDQSESRVLTYYGFITRKQGDMAGGFAYYTAALEADADNILARSYMGQAMVQLGQIGAARAQLAEIRSRGGDGTWAEASLSKAIATGATFNY; encoded by the coding sequence ATGCCCAGAACGATCCTCTTCGCCACCGCCCTCATCTGCCTGCCCGCCCTTGCCTTCGCCGCCGGGTCCGGCAGCAGCGCCGCGCCCACCTCGACCAAGACCGCCTCGGATTGCAAAGCGGGCCAGGTCTTCGACCAGCGGACGAAAAGCTGCCTCGACAGCAAGTCCGACCTGATCGACGACGACGCCCGCTACGAGGCCGTGCGCGAGTTGGCCTATGACGGGCAATACGACCGCGCGCTCAAGGTGCTCGCGTCGATGAGCGACCAATCCGAGAGCCGCGTTCTGACCTATTACGGCTTCATCACCCGCAAACAAGGCGACATGGCGGGCGGGTTTGCCTACTACACCGCCGCGCTTGAGGCCGACGCCGACAACATCCTCGCGCGCTCCTACATGGGTCAGGCCATGGTGCAGCTGGGCCAGATCGGTGCCGCCCGCGCGCAACTGGCCGAAATTCGCAGCCGCGGCGGCGACGGCACCTGGGCAGAGGCCTCTTTGAGCAAGGCCATCGCCACCGGCGCGACCTTCAACTACTGA
- a CDS encoding helix-turn-helix transcriptional regulator — protein MRRTDRLFDLILLLRDGRLHRAEDLARRLEVSVRTIYRDMETLQLSGVPVEGERGMGYMMTAPITLPPLNLTLTELEALHLGMAIVGEAADEELQSAAASLSAKIDAVLPEDRATPPTGWGFAVYPFKDAAGGFRFMPQLRTAIRTRQKLKITYATAEGAPEDRVIRPLQMEYWGRVWTVSAWCELRADFRVFRTDRIRALKPLAELFVDEQGKSLADLMAREKAQHGPMPTQAGM, from the coding sequence GTGCGGCGCACCGACCGCCTCTTTGACCTGATCCTGTTGCTCAGGGATGGCAGGTTGCACCGCGCCGAGGATCTGGCGCGGCGGCTGGAGGTGTCGGTGCGCACGATCTACCGCGACATGGAAACCCTGCAGCTCAGCGGGGTTCCCGTCGAGGGGGAGCGAGGTATGGGCTATATGATGACCGCGCCGATCACCCTGCCCCCACTGAACCTGACGTTGACCGAGCTGGAGGCGCTGCATCTGGGCATGGCCATCGTCGGGGAGGCGGCGGATGAAGAGCTGCAATCCGCCGCGGCCTCCCTGTCGGCCAAGATCGACGCGGTGCTGCCCGAGGACCGCGCGACCCCGCCCACGGGCTGGGGTTTCGCCGTCTACCCGTTCAAGGACGCCGCGGGGGGCTTCCGCTTCATGCCGCAGCTGCGCACGGCGATCCGGACCCGCCAGAAGCTCAAGATCACCTACGCCACCGCCGAAGGCGCGCCGGAGGACCGGGTGATCCGTCCGCTGCAGATGGAATATTGGGGGCGGGTTTGGACGGTGTCCGCCTGGTGCGAGCTGCGCGCCGATTTCCGGGTGTTCCGCACCGACCGCATCCGCGCGCTCAAGCCGCTCGCCGAGCTTTTTGTCGACGAGCAGGGCAAGTCACTCGCGGACCTCATGGCCCGCGAGAAGGCGCAGCATGGGCCTATGCCGACGCAGGCTGGAATGTAA
- a CDS encoding FliG C-terminal domain-containing protein, with translation METGTMPRGGTALTRLGMGGKLADPAFRFDGSDTPMKLAGAQKAAVIVQMIVDAGGKIPLSVMSEATQVHLARVYASMGPINKATVSSVLDEFATHLEAHGLSFPVDTAAALEALQGHLSDDLLERMKQVHNPSLPKNTWETIADLPAEDLAERLKTESPRVGAIILSKLPSARASEVLELLDQDTANAVTYAISETEAVRSETVDVIAQTMLGGDAGDAGSGTVFSTGAAARAAELLNAAGSAQRDQVLAALDTLDEAFAAQVRKAIFTFADITSRVAPTDLPNVVRVLPGEELTAALKAGEAEHGEVVEFILENLSKRMADQMREELAEAPDLKGKPAEAAMGKLTAAIRDLVDKGEMTLITPDDTDDT, from the coding sequence ATGGAAACCGGCACAATGCCGCGCGGCGGGACCGCGCTGACGAGGCTTGGCATGGGCGGCAAGCTGGCCGATCCGGCCTTCCGCTTCGACGGCTCTGACACGCCGATGAAGCTTGCGGGCGCCCAGAAGGCCGCGGTGATCGTGCAGATGATCGTCGATGCGGGCGGCAAGATCCCTCTCTCCGTCATGTCGGAGGCCACGCAGGTCCATCTCGCCCGCGTCTATGCCTCGATGGGGCCGATCAACAAGGCCACCGTATCTTCCGTGCTGGACGAGTTCGCGACCCATCTGGAAGCGCATGGCCTCAGCTTTCCCGTCGACACCGCCGCCGCGCTGGAGGCGCTGCAAGGCCATCTAAGCGACGATCTGCTCGAGCGGATGAAACAGGTCCACAACCCCTCCCTGCCGAAGAACACATGGGAGACGATCGCCGACCTGCCCGCCGAAGACCTCGCGGAGCGGCTCAAGACGGAAAGCCCGCGCGTGGGCGCCATCATTCTGTCCAAGCTCCCCTCCGCCCGGGCTTCCGAAGTGCTTGAGCTGCTCGATCAAGACACCGCCAACGCGGTCACTTACGCAATTTCCGAAACCGAAGCGGTCCGGTCGGAAACCGTTGATGTCATCGCACAAACCATGCTGGGCGGGGATGCAGGGGATGCTGGCTCCGGCACAGTATTCTCCACCGGTGCCGCGGCTCGGGCGGCAGAACTGCTCAACGCCGCAGGCAGCGCCCAGCGCGATCAGGTGCTGGCCGCCCTCGACACGCTGGACGAGGCGTTCGCCGCACAAGTGCGCAAGGCGATCTTCACCTTCGCCGATATCACCAGCCGCGTCGCGCCTACCGATCTGCCCAATGTTGTGCGCGTCCTGCCCGGCGAGGAGCTGACCGCGGCGCTCAAGGCGGGCGAGGCGGAACATGGCGAGGTGGTCGAGTTTATCCTCGAAAACCTGTCCAAACGCATGGCCGACCAGATGCGTGAAGAACTGGCAGAGGCCCCGGACCTCAAGGGCAAGCCCGCCGAAGCCGCGATGGGCAAGCTCACCGCCGCGATCCGCGATCTGGTCGACAAGGGCGAGATGACGCTGATCACGCCCGACGACACGGACGACACATAA
- the purB gene encoding adenylosuccinate lyase, which yields MIPRYSRPEMVAIWSPETKFRIWFEIEAHACDAMADLGVIPRENAQAVWKAKDVEFDVARIDEIEAVTKHDVIAFLTHLAEHVGSDEARFVHQGMTSSDVLDTCFNVQLVRAADILIADVEALLAALKRRAMEHKDTLRVGRSHGIHAEPTTMGLTFARFYAEMDRNLARLHTARDEIATGAISGAVGTFANIDPRVEEHVCEKLGLSPEPISTQVIPRDRHAAFFAALGVVGSSIENIATEIRHMQRTEVLEGAEFFSMGQKGSSAMPHKKNPVLTENLTGLARLVRMAVVPAMENVALWHERDISHSSVERNIGPDTTITLDFALARLTSVIGKMLIFPDNMLDNMNKFPGLVMSQRVLLALTQAGVSREDAYAMVQRNALKVWEHRTDFREELLADEEVCKALSVEEINEKFDMGYHTKHVDTIFKRVFGA from the coding sequence ATGATCCCCCGTTACTCCCGCCCCGAGATGGTCGCCATCTGGTCGCCCGAGACCAAGTTCCGCATCTGGTTCGAGATCGAGGCCCATGCCTGCGATGCCATGGCCGATCTGGGGGTGATCCCGCGCGAAAACGCGCAAGCGGTGTGGAAGGCCAAAGATGTGGAGTTTGACGTGGCCCGCATCGACGAGATCGAAGCCGTGACCAAGCATGACGTCATCGCCTTCCTGACCCATTTGGCCGAACATGTGGGCAGCGACGAGGCGCGCTTCGTGCATCAGGGCATGACCAGCTCCGATGTGCTGGATACCTGTTTCAACGTGCAGCTCGTGCGCGCCGCCGATATCCTGATCGCGGATGTCGAAGCCCTGCTCGCCGCCCTCAAGCGCCGCGCGATGGAGCATAAAGACACCCTGCGCGTTGGCCGCTCCCACGGCATCCACGCAGAGCCCACCACCATGGGCCTGACCTTCGCGCGCTTCTACGCCGAGATGGACCGCAATCTCGCCCGCCTGCACACCGCCCGCGACGAGATCGCCACCGGCGCGATTTCCGGAGCGGTCGGCACGTTTGCCAATATAGACCCGCGCGTCGAAGAGCATGTCTGCGAAAAGCTTGGCCTCAGCCCAGAGCCGATCTCGACCCAAGTCATCCCCCGCGACCGCCACGCGGCCTTCTTCGCGGCGCTTGGCGTCGTCGGCAGCTCGATCGAGAATATCGCGACGGAAATCCGCCACATGCAGCGCACCGAGGTGCTGGAAGGCGCGGAATTCTTCTCCATGGGCCAGAAAGGCTCGTCGGCCATGCCCCACAAGAAGAACCCGGTGCTGACTGAGAACCTGACCGGCCTCGCCCGCCTTGTGCGCATGGCCGTGGTCCCCGCGATGGAGAACGTGGCGCTCTGGCACGAGCGCGACATCTCCCACAGCTCGGTCGAGCGCAACATTGGCCCCGACACCACGATCACGCTGGACTTCGCGCTGGCCCGCCTGACCAGCGTCATCGGCAAGATGCTGATCTTCCCCGACAATATGCTCGACAACATGAACAAATTCCCCGGGTTGGTGATGAGCCAGCGCGTCCTGCTGGCGCTCACGCAAGCGGGCGTGTCGCGCGAGGATGCCTACGCGATGGTACAGCGCAACGCGCTCAAGGTCTGGGAGCACCGCACCGATTTCCGCGAAGAATTGCTGGCCGACGAAGAGGTCTGCAAGGCTCTCTCGGTCGAGGAGATCAACGAGAAATTCGACATGGGCTACCACACCAAACATGTGGACACGATCTTCAAGCGGGTCTTCGGTGCCTAA
- a CDS encoding peptide-methionine (R)-S-oxide reductase — protein MPSPTSDQTHLSRRALLACGAASVSTLGLSAPAKARVAAGANIDYVYEVTKSDAEWRAQLSEREYEILREGYTEGQRTGTLWEEKREGSYHCKGCELKVFDGRWKTFVEGKGWVFFIHPEPASVMTNIDGPTPEYGAMGTGKTPLTEIHCRRCGCHLGHYLLVEGKMTHCINGTSLTFQPASA, from the coding sequence ATGCCAAGCCCGACATCCGATCAAACGCATCTCAGCCGCCGCGCCTTGCTGGCCTGCGGCGCGGCCTCGGTCTCGACCCTGGGCCTGTCCGCGCCCGCCAAGGCGCGCGTGGCCGCGGGGGCGAATATCGATTACGTCTACGAGGTCACCAAGTCAGACGCGGAATGGCGCGCGCAGCTCAGCGAGCGCGAATACGAGATCCTGCGCGAGGGCTACACCGAGGGCCAGCGGACCGGCACCCTGTGGGAGGAGAAGCGCGAAGGCAGCTACCACTGCAAGGGCTGCGAGCTGAAGGTTTTTGACGGCCGCTGGAAGACCTTCGTCGAGGGCAAGGGCTGGGTGTTCTTCATTCATCCGGAGCCCGCGTCCGTGATGACCAATATCGACGGGCCGACCCCGGAATACGGCGCCATGGGGACCGGCAAGACCCCGTTGACCGAGATTCACTGCCGCCGCTGCGGCTGCCATCTGGGGCATTACCTGCTGGTCGAGGGCAAGATGACCCATTGCATCAACGGCACATCGCTTACATTCCAGCCTGCGTCGGCATAG
- the tatB gene encoding Sec-independent protein translocase protein TatB: protein MSWSEILIVAVVALIVVGPKDLPGMFRELGKFTAKAKRMARDFSRAMEDAADGAGVADVQKTFQAAVNPAKAAADSASKAVKDAVDFDAFDDDTETGKLAQKRKAETEAARARVEAVKAANAAAAAQGQAFAKAAEEPAAPEADETAAPAAAPEPETPPKKASDA from the coding sequence ATGAGTTGGAGCGAAATCCTCATCGTCGCCGTTGTGGCGCTGATTGTCGTGGGTCCCAAGGACCTGCCCGGCATGTTCCGCGAGCTTGGCAAGTTCACCGCCAAGGCCAAGCGCATGGCGCGCGATTTCAGCCGCGCGATGGAAGATGCAGCCGATGGGGCAGGGGTGGCCGATGTGCAGAAGACCTTTCAGGCCGCGGTGAACCCGGCTAAGGCCGCCGCCGACAGCGCCTCCAAGGCGGTGAAGGACGCGGTGGATTTCGATGCCTTCGATGACGACACCGAGACCGGCAAGCTGGCGCAGAAGCGCAAGGCCGAGACAGAGGCCGCCCGCGCCCGTGTCGAAGCCGTGAAGGCCGCCAATGCGGCTGCCGCGGCGCAAGGACAGGCCTTTGCCAAGGCGGCCGAGGAGCCAGCCGCGCCCGAGGCAGATGAGACCGCAGCGCCTGCCGCCGCGCCCGAGCCAGAGACGCCCCCGAAGAAAGCCAGTGACGCATGA
- the lon gene encoding endopeptidase La, translating into MTEQQTLSYPVLPLRDIVVFPHMIVPLFVGREKSVRALEEVMKDDKQILLSSQIDPSVDDPSSDGIYEVGVLANVLQLLKLPDGTVKVLVEGRSRVQIVKYVENDSFFEAQAIELHEVDGDDTTIEALVRSVGEEFERYAKVKKNIPEEALASVAETEVPNKLADLVGGHLGVEVHQKQELLETLSVAERLEKVYGLMQGEMSVLQVEKKIKTRVKSQMERTQREYYLNEQMKAIQKELGDGEEGQNEVAELEAKVAETKLSKEAREKVEAEIKKLKNMSPMSAEATVVRNYLDWILGIPWGVKSRVKKDLTRAQKVLDDDHYGLEKVKERIVEYLAVQQRSKKLKGPIMCLVGPPGVGKTSLGKSVAKATGREFIRISLGGVRDESEIRGHRRTYIGSMPGKIIQALKKAKTTNPLILLDEIDKMGQDFRGDPASAMLEVLDPEQNGTFVDHYLEVEYDLSNVMFLTTANSYNMPGPLLDRMEIIPLAGYTEDEKSEIAKQHLISKQIKNHGLKKGEFELTDEALLEMIRTYTREAGVRNLEREIGKLARKAVTKIVRKEDEKVVITPDNLDDFLGVKKFRYGLAEEEDQIGVVTGLAYTSVGGELLSIEALRLPGKGRMKTTGKLGDVMKESIDAASSYVRSISPEIGVKPPAFDKMDIHVHVPDGATPKDGPSAGLAMVTSIVSVLTRIPVRRDIAMTGEVSLRGNAMPIGGLKEKLLAALRGGIKTVLIPQENEKDLAEIPDNVKEGLEIIPVTHVSEVLKHALTSTPEPVEWDEAAEEAAAAAALAAKSDGGDTATAH; encoded by the coding sequence ATGACCGAGCAACAGACCCTGTCCTACCCTGTGCTGCCGCTGCGAGATATCGTGGTGTTCCCGCACATGATCGTGCCTCTCTTCGTGGGCCGCGAGAAGTCGGTGCGCGCGCTTGAAGAGGTGATGAAGGACGACAAGCAGATCCTGCTGTCCAGCCAGATCGACCCCTCTGTCGACGACCCGTCCTCAGACGGCATCTACGAGGTGGGTGTGCTGGCAAACGTGCTGCAGCTGCTGAAACTGCCTGATGGCACCGTGAAGGTGCTGGTGGAAGGCCGCTCGCGCGTTCAAATCGTCAAATACGTTGAAAACGATAGCTTTTTCGAGGCGCAGGCCATCGAGCTTCACGAGGTCGACGGCGACGACACGACCATCGAGGCGCTTGTGCGCTCCGTGGGTGAAGAATTCGAGCGCTACGCAAAAGTGAAGAAGAACATCCCCGAGGAGGCGCTGGCCTCCGTGGCGGAGACCGAAGTACCCAACAAGCTGGCCGACCTTGTGGGCGGGCATCTGGGCGTCGAGGTGCACCAGAAGCAAGAGCTGCTGGAGACCCTGTCGGTCGCCGAGCGGCTCGAGAAGGTCTACGGCCTGATGCAGGGTGAGATGTCGGTGCTGCAGGTCGAAAAGAAGATCAAGACGCGCGTCAAATCCCAGATGGAGCGCACCCAGCGCGAGTACTATTTGAATGAGCAGATGAAGGCCATTCAGAAGGAGCTGGGGGACGGCGAAGAAGGCCAGAACGAAGTGGCCGAGCTGGAAGCGAAGGTCGCGGAGACCAAGCTGAGCAAGGAGGCGCGCGAGAAGGTCGAGGCCGAGATCAAGAAGCTCAAGAATATGAGCCCGATGTCGGCGGAAGCGACTGTTGTGCGTAACTATCTCGACTGGATTCTCGGCATCCCGTGGGGCGTCAAATCCCGCGTGAAAAAGGACCTGACGCGCGCGCAAAAAGTGCTCGACGATGATCACTATGGCCTTGAAAAGGTTAAGGAACGGATCGTTGAATACCTGGCCGTGCAGCAGCGCTCAAAGAAGCTCAAGGGGCCGATCATGTGCCTTGTGGGCCCGCCGGGCGTGGGCAAGACGTCACTGGGCAAATCCGTCGCCAAGGCCACGGGACGCGAGTTCATTCGCATCTCGCTAGGCGGCGTGCGCGATGAAAGCGAGATTCGCGGCCACCGTCGGACCTATATCGGCTCGATGCCGGGCAAGATCATTCAGGCGCTGAAGAAGGCGAAGACGACCAATCCGCTGATCCTGCTCGATGAAATCGACAAGATGGGGCAGGATTTCCGGGGCGATCCGGCGTCTGCCATGCTTGAAGTGCTTGATCCGGAGCAAAACGGCACCTTCGTCGATCACTATCTGGAGGTCGAATATGACCTCTCGAACGTGATGTTCCTGACGACGGCGAACTCCTACAACATGCCCGGGCCGCTTCTGGACCGCATGGAGATCATCCCGCTGGCGGGCTACACCGAGGATGAGAAGTCCGAGATTGCCAAGCAGCACCTGATCTCCAAGCAGATCAAGAACCATGGCCTGAAGAAGGGCGAGTTCGAGCTGACGGATGAAGCGCTGCTGGAGATGATCCGCACCTATACTCGCGAGGCGGGGGTGCGGAATCTGGAGCGCGAGATTGGCAAGCTGGCCCGTAAGGCGGTGACGAAGATCGTGCGCAAGGAAGATGAGAAAGTCGTGATAACCCCTGATAATCTCGACGATTTCTTGGGCGTGAAGAAGTTCCGCTACGGTCTTGCCGAAGAAGAGGACCAGATCGGTGTGGTCACCGGGCTGGCCTATACCTCTGTCGGTGGGGAGCTCTTGTCGATCGAGGCGCTGCGCCTGCCGGGCAAGGGCCGGATGAAAACGACCGGCAAGCTGGGCGACGTGATGAAGGAGTCGATTGATGCGGCGTCTTCCTATGTGCGCTCAATCTCGCCCGAGATCGGGGTGAAGCCGCCGGCCTTCGACAAGATGGACATCCACGTGCACGTGCCCGATGGCGCGACGCCAAAGGATGGCCCGTCGGCCGGTTTGGCGATGGTAACCTCGATCGTGTCGGTGCTGACCCGCATCCCGGTGCGTCGCGATATCGCCATGACGGGTGAGGTATCGTTGCGCGGCAACGCGATGCCCATTGGTGGGTTGAAGGAGAAACTGCTCGCAGCCCTGCGTGGCGGCATCAAGACGGTGCTGATCCCGCAGGAAAACGAGAAGGATTTGGCCGAGATCCCCGACAACGTCAAAGAGGGGCTGGAGATCATCCCCGTGACCCATGTATCGGAAGTGCTAAAGCACGCGCTGACCTCGACGCCCGAGCCTGTCGAGTGGGACGAGGCGGCTGAAGAGGCCGCCGCAGCTGCTGCATTGGCCGCCAAGAGTGACGGCGGCGATACGGCCACGGCGCACTAA
- a CDS encoding DUF6314 family protein: protein MRKLEEFEGAWQLSRQIADRRNGEEGTLEGVARFTPDGEGRMRYEEEGQLSYAGQAPMTATRAYIWEASEDGIAVSFADGRPFHHIALDRLMPDDNHHCDPDFYHVSYDFSAWPVWRAAWRVVGPEKDYRMISEYRRASGA from the coding sequence GTGCGCAAGCTTGAAGAGTTCGAAGGGGCGTGGCAGCTCAGCCGCCAGATCGCCGACCGCCGCAATGGCGAAGAGGGCACGCTGGAGGGGGTCGCCCGGTTCACACCAGATGGCGAAGGCCGGATGCGCTACGAGGAAGAGGGCCAGCTGAGCTACGCGGGGCAGGCGCCGATGACGGCGACCCGCGCCTATATCTGGGAGGCATCAGAGGACGGCATCGCGGTGTCCTTCGCCGACGGGCGGCCGTTCCACCACATCGCGCTGGACCGGTTGATGCCCGACGACAATCACCACTGCGATCCGGATTTCTACCATGTGAGCTATGATTTCAGCGCCTGGCCCGTCTGGCGGGCCGCGTGGCGGGTCGTGGGGCCGGAGAAGGACTACCGGATGATCTCGGAGTACCGCCGCGCGTCAGGCGCGTAG
- a CDS encoding YcxB family protein: MAITLTYSFTEDEFMRAARVLWSYRGIGDVGNWVLVGLSLIAGPALLLNGLWTGWLFLGAAAIFATITWARNRIWRRAFPKMVKYTAPITATFSPDGVHTVSAQGESTLPWKKFQSYAETPNYVFLFLSRRDFSVIPKSAAQDPMQIEELRDLMAANLPRAKMRWT, from the coding sequence ATGGCGATCACCCTGACCTACAGCTTCACCGAGGACGAATTCATGCGCGCCGCCCGCGTGCTTTGGTCCTATCGCGGCATCGGCGATGTCGGAAACTGGGTGCTGGTGGGCCTCAGCCTGATCGCAGGCCCCGCGCTGTTACTCAACGGTCTCTGGACAGGGTGGCTGTTTCTGGGGGCGGCCGCGATCTTTGCCACGATCACATGGGCGCGCAATCGCATCTGGCGACGCGCCTTCCCGAAAATGGTGAAATACACCGCGCCGATCACCGCGACCTTCAGCCCGGACGGCGTCCACACCGTCTCCGCTCAGGGCGAAAGCACGCTGCCTTGGAAGAAGTTTCAAAGCTACGCCGAGACGCCGAATTACGTCTTCCTCTTTCTCAGCCGCCGCGATTTTTCGGTTATTCCCAAATCCGCCGCCCAGGATCCGATGCAAATCGAAGAGCTGCGCGACCTGATGGCCGCCAACCTGCCGCGCGCAAAAATGCGCTGGACCTGA